TTCTTGCAAGTTGTGGCCTTCACCCGGGATGTAAGAAGAAACTTCAAAGCCATTGGTCAAGCGCACACGGGCAACTTTACGCAAAGCTGAGTTAGGCTTCTTAGGGGTAGTCGTATAAACGCGGGTACAAACACCACGTTTTTGAGGACATGCTTCCATAGCTGGAACCATGTTGCGAACCGGTTTAGCTTTACGCTTTTTACGGATCAGTTGGTTAATAGTAGGCATAAGCAGTGTATTCCTTGACACACTCGCAACGTTTATAGCGCGCTCAAAACAATAAATCCAATGCTTGGGTATCCCCTTACATCGGTTGAATTTCGCGGATGCTATAACGTTCCTGTTACAACAATGTGAAGCCTGACAAAAAAAAAGACAGACTCCACCACTCAATAGGCGCGCGATATTATGGATTTTTGCGAAATTGTCAAGAGAAACTATATAACAGCCCGGGCCTTGGTCATAAACTCGTCAATACCGTCTGAGAGTTTGCGGGACTCATTCATGAGAACTTCGGTCTGGCCTTGAACCAGATGCGCCGCATCTTTGGTTTCTGCCGCCCCATCAGCCACATCCGCAATCTTGCTATTGACTTCACTATTGCCTGAAGCTGCCTGTTCAATATTGCGGGCAATTTCTGCGGTTGCAGCCGATTGTTCTTCCACAGCTGCGGAAACAGACGAATTAGCCTGTGCAATATAATCAATCTTAGAGACGATCTTTTCAATCCCATCAACCGCAACAACGGTGGCGGACTGAATGGCCTTGATTTGCTCTTCAATATTATCAGTGGCTTCAGAGGTCTGTTTAGCGAGATTCTTCACCTCAGTTGCCACAACAGCAAAGCCTTTGCCGGCTTCACCAGCACGTGCTGCCTCAATGGTTGCGTTCAACGCCAGCATATTGGTTTGTTCAGAAATATCACGAATGAGATTAATCACAGAAGAAATGGCACTCGAGGTTTCAGACAAGGTCTTTACCTGCCCTGAAATCTCCTGACTATTATCCTGTGCTTCCAATGTCATCTGTGAGACATGGCCCACTTGAGAGCTGATCTCGGTAATAGAAGCGGATAGTTCTTCAGAGGCTGCCGATACAGTCTGCACATTAACAGATGCTTCTTCAGCAGCCGCAGCAACGGCCGTTGAATCCTCTGCCGTACATTCTGCCACACGTTCCATTCCACGTGCGGCATCTTCTACCTGTTCTGAAGTTTCGGTCACCGTATCGGCAACCATCAAAACTTCACCTTCAAATTCAAGTAAGGTCTCACCAAAAACATCAACTTTGTGGGACATAGCATCAACAGCGGCATTCACCTTCTGGCTGGCAATTTCATAATCGCCAAGCATCCCGTCAGTCACGATCTTGCGCCAATATTTATTGTGCGCCACATGTTCGGTGCAAGCAGATGATTCCCGCATAAAGGCATCACTGCGATCAATCACATCATTAATAAGGTAGAGCAATTCATCAAGCCCTGTCTCGCCACGGATATCGGTCACACGCACT
The genomic region above belongs to Candidatus Terasakiella magnetica and contains:
- a CDS encoding methyl-accepting chemotaxis protein gives rise to the protein MFGNSNQIQNAIAELKQVLEGDFEVRVTDIRGETGLDELLYLINDVIDRSDAFMRESSACTEHVAHNKYWRKIVTDGMLGDYEIASQKVNAAVDAMSHKVDVFGETLLEFEGEVLMVADTVTETSEQVEDAARGMERVAECTAEDSTAVAAAAEEASVNVQTVSAASEELSASITEISSQVGHVSQMTLEAQDNSQEISGQVKTLSETSSAISSVINLIRDISEQTNMLALNATIEAARAGEAGKGFAVVATEVKNLAKQTSEATDNIEEQIKAIQSATVVAVDGIEKIVSKIDYIAQANSSVSAAVEEQSAATAEIARNIEQAASGNSEVNSKIADVADGAAETKDAAHLVQGQTEVLMNESRKLSDGIDEFMTKARAVI
- the rpsL gene encoding 30S ribosomal protein S12, which encodes MPTINQLIRKKRKAKPVRNMVPAMEACPQKRGVCTRVYTTTPKKPNSALRKVARVRLTNGFEVSSYIPGEGHNLQEHSVVMIRGGRVKDLPGVRYHIIRGVLDTQGLQDRRQRRSHYGAKRPK